A section of the Mergibacter septicus genome encodes:
- a CDS encoding glucose 1-dehydrogenase → MSLHNLFDLSNKVAIVTGGANGIGKASALLLAEAGADVVIGDLNLEQAEEVAKEIRAMGRKAIAVSCNILDDAEMVKAVETTVEQLGGIHILVNVAGGGGGGREVPEKITVTEIERDFKLNVYSVWRMIQLCAPHMKKAGYGSVINIASMGAITHSPGMSGYASSKAAVVHMGANLAFDYPYLRINAIGPGATRTNALATVLTPEIEKAMLAHTPIKRLGEPEDIAGAVLYFASPISSWVNGQVLYVNGGGVQTLA, encoded by the coding sequence ATGAGCTTACATAACTTATTCGATTTATCAAATAAAGTTGCTATCGTTACTGGTGGAGCCAATGGTATTGGCAAAGCGAGTGCCTTATTGTTAGCTGAAGCTGGTGCAGATGTGGTCATTGGGGATTTGAACCTTGAACAAGCTGAAGAAGTCGCAAAAGAAATTCGAGCAATGGGACGTAAAGCAATCGCTGTATCTTGTAATATTCTTGATGATGCTGAAATGGTAAAAGCAGTTGAGACCACCGTTGAACAGCTAGGTGGTATTCATATTTTGGTCAATGTCGCTGGTGGCGGTGGTGGTGGACGAGAAGTTCCAGAAAAAATCACTGTGACGGAAATAGAAAGAGATTTTAAACTCAATGTTTATTCTGTATGGCGAATGATTCAACTTTGTGCACCACATATGAAAAAAGCTGGTTATGGCTCGGTGATTAATATTGCTTCAATGGGAGCTATTACACATAGCCCGGGTATGAGTGGATATGCGTCATCAAAAGCTGCCGTTGTGCATATGGGTGCTAATTTAGCGTTTGATTATCCTTATTTACGTATCAATGCCATTGGACCGGGTGCAACAAGAACAAATGCGTTAGCAACCGTATTAACACCAGAGATTGAAAAAGCGATGTTAGCACATACGCCAATCAAACGTTTAGGAGAACCTGAAGATATTGCAGGTGCAGTTTTATATTTTGCTTCCCCTATTTCATCTTGGGTGAATGGACAAGTTCTATATGTTAATGGTGGTGGTGTACAAACACTCGCTTAG
- the hmpA gene encoding NO-inducible flavohemoprotein, with amino-acid sequence MSLTANQIELIKATVPVLRENGVALTSYFYNRMLTNHPELKEVFNLGHQRSGAQARSLANAVLAYAENIENPAVLLPAVELMAHKHVSLDIQAPDYDIVGSNLLHSISEVLQISMDDPLIEAWKVAYHQLAEILISTEKAIYDEHQQTKGSWLGWRKFKIAKKVEESSEITSFYLQPTDGGDLPTYKVGQYISVRVFVPELGLKQPRQYTLSDNPKSEYLRISVKREDPKGELAGGWVSTVLHGLNEGEEIEATAPTGNFFLIDSQKPNVFISGGVGLTPMIAMLNQLVEQNVPSPVSFIHACRNADVHAMKNHVNNLKVQYSNVSTFTVYEEEDPQADATGHLNLSQIPTSLLPKEADYYLCGPLAFMQAQYQSLVNLGVPTTQIHLEAFNTGGVALN; translated from the coding sequence ATGTCATTAACAGCAAATCAAATTGAATTAATAAAGGCTACTGTGCCAGTATTACGTGAAAATGGTGTCGCATTGACTTCTTATTTTTACAATAGAATGCTTACCAATCATCCCGAATTAAAAGAAGTCTTTAATCTAGGGCATCAACGTAGCGGAGCACAAGCTCGTTCTTTAGCTAATGCAGTACTAGCCTATGCCGAAAATATTGAAAATCCTGCAGTACTATTGCCAGCTGTTGAATTAATGGCTCATAAACACGTTAGCTTGGATATTCAAGCTCCAGATTATGATATTGTTGGCAGTAATCTACTACACTCTATTAGTGAAGTTTTACAAATTTCAATGGACGATCCTCTAATCGAAGCCTGGAAAGTCGCATATCATCAATTAGCAGAAATTTTAATCAGCACTGAAAAAGCAATTTATGACGAACACCAACAAACCAAAGGAAGTTGGTTAGGCTGGCGTAAATTTAAAATTGCTAAAAAAGTCGAAGAAAGCAGTGAAATTACCTCATTCTATCTACAACCTACTGATGGTGGGGATTTACCAACCTATAAAGTGGGGCAATATATCTCTGTACGTGTTTTCGTTCCAGAATTAGGCTTAAAACAGCCACGTCAATATACACTTTCAGATAATCCAAAATCAGAATACTTACGCATTTCCGTAAAACGTGAAGATCCAAAAGGTGAGCTTGCAGGTGGTTGGGTTTCAACCGTTTTACACGGATTAAATGAAGGTGAGGAAATTGAGGCAACAGCACCAACAGGTAACTTTTTCTTAATTGATAGCCAAAAACCAAATGTATTTATTAGCGGTGGTGTGGGCTTGACACCAATGATTGCAATGCTTAACCAGCTTGTGGAACAAAATGTACCTTCACCAGTGAGTTTTATTCACGCTTGCCGTAATGCGGATGTACACGCAATGAAAAATCACGTTAATAACTTAAAAGTACAATATTCAAATGTCAGCACCTTCACAGTTTATGAAGAGGAAGATCCGCAAGCTGATGCTACAGGACATTTAAATTTAAGCCAGATTCCAACCTCGCTCTTACCAAAAGAGGCTGATTATTACCTTTGTGGTCCATTAGCATTTATGCAAGCACAGTATCAATCTTTAGTAAATTTAGGTGTACCTACAACACAAATTCACCTCGAAGCATTCAATACTGGTGGTGTAGCATTAAATTAA
- a CDS encoding sialyltransferase, whose product MLKDIFKKIGLYLLLFVGLSQQLSAKNITVYLDYATLPALNTLLDFAQNKDDRSTVRIFGLSRFPLSQEIVDQYPAGVIKVAKMKRNDQTDFDQLLFKEIEDSKETVNLTIYANLTWAAKMLSPLAAYMHTHPNKVKIKHLYLYDDGSGDYLALYQNRNKNIQQELEQAEKLLPYLLVAKEKEFSAEQFNLPAFYRYVWHKSVPTTYIMLRPDYLTKDPLMQPLKTYLGDRIEQMDWTKYQHLTAEQQQFFLQLVGFTPEIKHSLETKQKKFVFTGTTTWLGDSKDREYYAKAQTNILNNFIQPNGALYIGEGYQNYFKGHPRGLDINDYILAHTKELINISANIPFELLIMTDLLPEKVGGMASSLYFSLPEKNISHLIFTTSKEVKTALDAFNTDLLKMMLLLEIVKPEQVVFWDQLPQLPQ is encoded by the coding sequence ATGTTGAAAGATATTTTCAAGAAAATAGGGTTGTATCTTTTATTATTTGTTGGATTATCCCAACAATTATCAGCAAAAAATATTACCGTTTATTTAGATTATGCAACTTTGCCTGCATTAAATACATTGTTAGACTTTGCTCAAAATAAAGATGATCGCTCAACAGTACGGATTTTTGGACTTTCACGTTTTCCATTAAGCCAAGAGATTGTTGATCAATATCCAGCTGGTGTGATTAAAGTAGCTAAGATGAAACGTAATGATCAAACAGATTTTGATCAGTTATTGTTTAAAGAGATTGAAGATTCAAAAGAAACAGTGAATTTAACTATCTATGCGAACTTGACTTGGGCGGCGAAAATGTTAAGCCCATTAGCTGCTTATATGCACACCCACCCAAATAAAGTAAAGATTAAACATTTGTATTTATATGATGATGGATCGGGGGATTATTTAGCACTGTACCAAAATAGAAATAAAAATATTCAGCAGGAATTAGAGCAAGCTGAAAAACTGTTACCTTACCTACTTGTGGCGAAAGAAAAAGAATTTTCAGCTGAACAATTTAATTTGCCTGCATTTTATCGTTATGTTTGGCACAAATCCGTTCCAACTACTTACATTATGTTACGTCCAGATTATTTAACTAAAGATCCATTAATGCAACCGTTGAAAACTTATTTAGGAGATCGGATTGAACAAATGGATTGGACAAAATATCAGCATTTAACAGCAGAACAACAACAATTCTTTTTACAATTAGTTGGCTTTACACCTGAAATTAAGCATTCATTGGAGACAAAACAGAAAAAGTTTGTTTTCACTGGTACCACAACGTGGTTAGGAGATAGTAAAGATCGGGAATATTATGCTAAAGCTCAAACCAATATTTTAAATAATTTTATTCAACCGAATGGCGCTTTATATATTGGGGAAGGGTATCAAAATTATTTTAAAGGACATCCTAGAGGTTTAGATATTAATGATTATATTTTAGCTCATACGAAAGAATTGATTAATATTTCAGCAAATATTCCATTTGAATTATTAATTATGACTGACTTACTCCCTGAAAAAGTAGGTGGTATGGCGAGTTCACTTTATTTTTCTTTACCCGAAAAGAATATTAGTCACCTTATTTTTACTACGAGTAAAGAAGTAAAAACAGCTTTAGATGCCTTTAATACCGATTTATTAAAGATGATGTTGTTATTAGAGATAGTAAAGCCAGAACAAGTGGTATTTTGGGATCAATTACCGCAGCTTCCACAATAA
- the rimP gene encoding ribosome maturation factor RimP has product MATLEQTLEQLLNPSVEDLGCELVGIETQRAGRYFTVRLYIDKEGGVTIDDCADVSRQVSAILDVEDLIKDKYNLEVSSPGLDRPLFTLAHYQRFIGEEVALHLRIPVLDRRKWKGQLVKVEGDTITLMIDDIPQAFAFGNIQKANIVPKF; this is encoded by the coding sequence TTGGCAACACTAGAACAGACGTTAGAGCAGTTATTAAACCCAAGTGTAGAAGATTTGGGTTGTGAGTTAGTAGGAATTGAAACTCAACGTGCGGGGCGTTATTTCACTGTACGTCTTTATATTGATAAAGAAGGTGGTGTGACAATTGATGATTGTGCTGATGTTAGCCGTCAAGTTAGTGCAATTTTAGATGTAGAAGATTTAATTAAAGATAAATATAACCTAGAAGTATCATCACCCGGGTTAGATCGTCCATTATTTACCTTAGCACATTATCAACGTTTTATCGGTGAAGAGGTTGCATTACATTTACGCATACCTGTTTTAGATCGTCGCAAATGGAAAGGGCAACTTGTTAAGGTTGAAGGGGATACGATTACATTAATGATCGATGATATTCCGCAAGCCTTTGCCTTTGGAAATATTCAGAAAGCTAATATTGTACCAAAGTTTTAA
- the rhlB gene encoding ATP-dependent RNA helicase RhlB has protein sequence MNNHLTQTRFNQLPLHPLVKQALKNKGYQFCTPIQALSLPYALKGKDIAGQAQTGTGKTIAFLTAVFHHLLTVPPADNLSTNHIRALILAPTRELAVQIYQDAKELSQITGLKMGLAYGGDGYDKQVQTLAQGVDILIGTTGRTIDYAKQAIIRLDQVQAVVLDEADRMFDLGFIRDIRYLLRKCPAPTERLTLLFSATLSFKVRELAFEDMNQPEYIEIEPEQKTGHRITEELFYPSNQDKLSLLLTLIEEEWPDRCIVFANTKFTCEQVWKHLVADGHRVGLLTGDVAQKKRLSLLKQFTEGKLDILVATDVAARGLHIADVTHVFNYDLPDDREDYVHRIGRTGRAGEMGKSISFACEQYAMNLPAIEDYIGHSIPVSQYDPQALIQDFIKPLHLNSGKMMPDLNKSPKNKKHTSKII, from the coding sequence ATGAATAATCATTTAACTCAAACTCGTTTTAATCAATTACCACTACATCCTTTAGTAAAACAAGCGCTAAAAAATAAGGGATATCAATTTTGCACACCAATTCAAGCATTGTCCCTACCCTATGCGTTAAAAGGCAAAGATATTGCTGGGCAAGCACAAACAGGAACAGGTAAAACTATTGCTTTTTTAACCGCTGTTTTCCATCATTTATTAACGGTTCCCCCAGCAGATAACCTTTCAACTAACCATATCCGAGCTTTGATTTTAGCACCAACTCGAGAATTAGCTGTGCAAATTTATCAAGATGCCAAAGAACTCTCTCAAATCACAGGATTAAAAATGGGATTAGCTTATGGTGGTGATGGCTATGACAAACAAGTCCAAACGTTAGCCCAAGGGGTTGATATTTTAATTGGCACAACTGGTCGCACCATTGATTATGCAAAACAAGCTATTATTCGTTTAGATCAGGTTCAAGCGGTTGTCTTAGATGAGGCTGATCGTATGTTTGATCTTGGATTCATTCGAGATATTCGTTACTTATTACGCAAATGCCCTGCTCCAACAGAACGTTTGACCTTGCTTTTTTCAGCTACACTTTCTTTTAAAGTTAGAGAATTAGCTTTCGAAGATATGAATCAACCCGAATATATTGAAATTGAACCAGAACAAAAAACAGGTCATCGCATTACAGAAGAACTATTTTACCCTTCTAACCAAGATAAACTTAGTCTATTACTCACTCTGATTGAAGAAGAATGGCCAGATCGCTGTATCGTTTTTGCGAATACTAAATTTACGTGTGAACAGGTTTGGAAACATTTAGTTGCTGATGGGCATCGAGTAGGTTTATTAACTGGTGATGTTGCTCAAAAAAAACGTTTATCTCTACTAAAACAGTTTACTGAAGGTAAACTTGATATTCTTGTTGCAACAGATGTTGCTGCTCGTGGTTTACATATCGCCGATGTGACACACGTTTTTAACTACGATCTCCCTGATGATCGAGAAGACTATGTTCATCGTATAGGACGAACAGGACGAGCTGGGGAAATGGGAAAATCAATTAGTTTTGCTTGTGAACAATATGCGATGAATTTACCCGCAATAGAAGACTATATTGGACATTCTATTCCAGTCAGTCAATATGATCCTCAAGCTCTCATTCAAGACTTCATAAAACCTCTGCATTTAAACTCGGGTAAAATGATGCCCGATCTGAATAAATCACCTAAAAATAAGAAACATACCTCTAAAATCATTTAA
- the rho gene encoding transcription termination factor Rho — protein MNLTQLKNTPVSELVKLGEEQMGLENLARLRKQDIIFAILKQHAKSGEDIFGNGVLEILPDGFGFLRSADSSYLAGPDDIYVSPSQIRRFNLRTGDMIEGKIRPPKEGERYFALLKVNQVNDDRPEISRNKILFENLTPLHANSRLRMERGNGSTEDLTARILDLAAPIGKGQRALIVAPPKAGKTMFLQNIAQSITYNYPECILMVLLIDERPEEVTEMQRMVKGEVVASTFDEPAARHVQVAEMVIEKAKRLVEHKKDVVILLDSITRLARAYNTVTPASGKILSGGVDANALHRPKRFFGAARNVEEGGSLTIIATALVDTGSKMDEVIYEEFKGTGNMELHLSRKIAEKRVFPAIDFNSSGTRKEELLTSPDELQKMWILRKIVHPMGEIEAMEFLIDKLSMAKTNEEFFEIMKRS, from the coding sequence ATGAATCTTACACAATTAAAAAATACACCAGTTTCTGAGCTTGTAAAATTGGGCGAAGAACAAATGGGTTTAGAGAATTTAGCCCGTTTACGCAAACAAGACATTATTTTTGCTATTTTAAAACAACATGCTAAAAGTGGAGAAGATATCTTTGGTAATGGCGTATTAGAAATTTTACCTGATGGGTTTGGTTTCTTGCGTTCTGCTGATAGTTCTTATCTCGCAGGACCTGATGATATTTATGTATCACCAAGTCAAATTCGCCGTTTTAATTTACGTACAGGGGATATGATTGAAGGCAAAATTCGTCCACCAAAAGAAGGAGAACGTTATTTTGCTTTATTAAAAGTGAATCAGGTCAATGATGATCGTCCCGAAATTTCTCGTAATAAGATCTTATTTGAAAATTTAACACCATTACACGCTAATTCTCGGTTACGAATGGAACGTGGAAATGGATCAACAGAAGATTTAACCGCAAGAATTTTAGATTTAGCCGCACCTATTGGGAAAGGACAACGAGCTTTAATTGTTGCACCACCTAAAGCGGGTAAGACTATGTTTTTACAAAATATCGCACAAAGTATAACCTATAATTACCCTGAATGTATTTTGATGGTACTTCTTATTGATGAACGCCCAGAAGAAGTGACTGAAATGCAAAGAATGGTGAAGGGCGAAGTGGTTGCTTCTACTTTTGATGAACCAGCAGCACGCCATGTTCAAGTTGCAGAAATGGTGATTGAAAAGGCTAAACGTTTAGTCGAGCATAAAAAAGATGTCGTTATTTTATTGGATTCAATTACCCGTTTAGCTCGAGCTTATAATACGGTAACACCTGCTTCAGGAAAAATTTTATCTGGTGGGGTTGATGCTAATGCATTACATCGGCCAAAACGTTTTTTTGGTGCCGCTAGAAATGTTGAAGAAGGGGGAAGTTTAACCATTATTGCAACCGCATTGGTTGATACTGGTTCGAAAATGGATGAAGTAATTTATGAGGAGTTTAAAGGCACTGGTAATATGGAGTTACATCTTTCACGTAAGATTGCTGAAAAACGTGTATTCCCTGCCATTGATTTTAATAGCTCAGGAACTAGAAAAGAAGAGTTACTCACATCGCCTGATGAATTACAAAAAATGTGGATCTTGCGTAAAATTGTTCATCCTATGGGTGAAATTGAAGCGATGGAATTCTTGATTGATAAACTTTCAATGGCAAAAACCAATGAAGAATTTTTTGAGATAATGAAACGTTCTTAA